CCGGTCCACCACGCTCCCCACCCGACACCGACGACCGAGATGTTGCCGAGCAGCAGCCGGTTGACCTTGACCTCGGGGATCGAGCCGGCCGTGAACCCGATGACGAGCAGGCGGCCGCCCGGGGCGAGGGAGCGCAGCGAGTCGGTGAAGCGGTCGCCGCCGACGGGGTCGACCACGACGTCGACGCCACGTCTGCTGGTCAGGCCGGCGACGGCATCCCGGAAACCGTCGGCGAGCACGACCTCGTG
The Actinomycetes bacterium DNA segment above includes these coding regions:
- a CDS encoding zinc-binding dehydrogenase; amino-acid sequence: HEVVLADGFRDAVAGLTSRRGVDVVVDPVGGDRFTDSLRSLAPGGRLLVIGFTAGSIPEVKVNRLLLGNISVVGVGWGAWWTGRGGPGPAFLRRQWDDLVPLLESGAVDPVIGEVRDLEDVVAALTAVDERRATGKILLTP